A window of the Callospermophilus lateralis isolate mCalLat2 chromosome 7, mCalLat2.hap1, whole genome shotgun sequence genome harbors these coding sequences:
- the Nbl1 gene encoding neuroblastoma suppressor of tumorigenicity 1: protein MLQVLVGAVFPAMLLAAPPPINKLALFPDKSAWCEAKNITQIVGHSGCEAKSIQNRACLGQCFSYSVPNTFPQSTESLVHCDSCMPAQSMWEIVTLECPGHEVVPRVDKLVEKILHCSCQACGKEPSHEGLSVYVQGEDAPGAQPGSHPHPHPHPHPGGQTPEPEEPPGAPHAEEEGAED from the exons ATGCTGCAGGTCCTGGTGGGGGCTGTCTTCCCTGCCATGCTATTGGCCGCCCCCCCGCCCATCAACAAGCTGGCCCTGTTCCCAGACAAGAGTGCCTGGTGCGAAGCCAAGAACATCACCCAGATTGTGGGCCACAGCGGCTGTGAGGCCAAGTCCATCCAGAACAG GGCGTGCCTAGGACAGTGCTTCAGCTACAGCGTCCCCAACACCTTCCCGCAGTCCACAGAGTCCCTGGTGCACTGTGACTCCTGCATGCCAGCCCAGTCCATGTGGGAGATT GTGACCTTGGAGTGCCCCGGCCATGAGGTGGTGCCCAGGGTGGACAAGCTGGTGGAGAAGATCCTGCACTGCAGCTGCCAGGCCTGCGGCAAGGAGCCCAGCCACGAGGGGCTGAGCGTCTATGTGCAGGGCGAGGACGCGCCCGGCGCCCAGCCTGGCTCCCATCCCCACCCGCACCCTCACCCCCATCCCGGTGGGCAGACCCCGGAGCCCGAGGAGCCTCCGGGTGCCCCCCATGCTGAGGAAGAGGGGGCTGAGGACTGA